One Corythoichthys intestinalis isolate RoL2023-P3 chromosome 9, ASM3026506v1, whole genome shotgun sequence DNA window includes the following coding sequences:
- the LOC130921810 gene encoding golgin subfamily A member 7-like, translated as MAETHSLQELQQPAVSAKVFVHRDYSSGTLCKFQNKFPAELESRMERQHFEETIQTLNNLYAEAEKLGGKSYLEGCLACLTAYTIFLCMETQYEKVLRKVARYIKDQNEKVYNPRGLLLTDPIERGLRVVEITIFEDRSFVPTR; from the exons ATGGCTGAG actcacagtttacagGAACTCCAGCAGCCTGCTGTCAGCGCCAAGGTGTTTGTCCATAGAGACTATAGTTCAGGAACTCTCTGCAAGTTCCAGAACAAGTTCCCTGCTGAACTCGAATCCAGG ATGGAAAGGCAACATTTTGAGGAGACCATTCAGACTTTAAACAACTTGTATGCTGAGGCAGAGAAGCTTGGGGGGAAATCCTACTTAGAGGGCTGCCTGGCCTGCCTCACTGCCTACACCATATTCCTTTGCATGGAGACTCAGTATGAAAAG GTGTTAAGGAAGGTCGCCAGATACATTAAAGACCAGAATGAGAAGGTCTACAATCCCAGGGGGCTACTGCTGACTGACCCTATTGAGAGAGGCCTCAGAGTC GTTGAAATTACGATCTTTGAAGACAGAAGTTTTGTCCCTACAAGATAA
- the rplp0 gene encoding large ribosomal subunit protein uL10 — protein MPREDRATWKSNYFLKIIQLLDDYPKCFIVGADNVGSKQMQTIRCSLRGKAVVLMGKNTMMRKAIRGHLENNPALEKLLPHIKGNVGFVFTKEDLAEVRDLLVDNKVPAAARAGAIAPCDVTVPAQNTGLGPEKTSFFQALGITTKISRGTIEILSDVGLIKTGDKVGASEATLLNMLNISPFSFGLIIQQVYDNGSVYSPDVLDITEASLHARFLEGVRNIASVSLEIGYPTLASVPHTVINGYKRLLAIAVETDYSFPLADKVKAFLADPSAFAAVASPVAAETAAAPAPAKEEAAKEESEESDDDMGFGLFD, from the exons TGCTTCATTGTCGGAGCTGACAATGTGGGCTCCAAGCAGATGCAGACCATCCGTTGTTCTCTGCGTGGCAAAGCTGTGGTGCTGATGGGCAAAAACACCATGATGCGCAAAGCTATTCGTGGCCACCTTGAGAACAACCCTGCTTTGGAGAA GCTCCTGCCCCACATTAAAGGAAATGTGGGTTTTGTCTTCACCAAGGAAGATCTGGCTGAAGTCAGGGACTTGCTGGTGGACAACAAG GTGCCAGCTGCTGCCCGTGCTGGAGCAATTGCCCCATGTGACGTGACTGTGCCTGCACAGAATACTGGCCTGGGTCCCGAGaagacttctttctttcaggCTCTGGGTATTACCACAAAGATTTCCAGGGGAACCATTGAAATCTTG AGTGATGTCGGTCTGATTAAGACTGGAGACAAGGTTGGTGCCAGTGAGGCCACACTGCTCAACATGCTGAACATCTCTCCCTTCTCCTTCGGACTCATCATCCAACAAGTGTATGACAACGGCAGTGTCTACAGCCCTGATGTGCTTGACATCACTGAGGCTTCCCTGCATGCCAGATTCCTGGAG GGTGTGAGGAACATTGCCAGCGTTTCTCTTGAGATTGGTTATCCCACTCTTGCCTCTGTGCCCCACACTGTCATCAATGGCTACAAGAGACTCCTTGCCATTGCTGTGGAGACTGACTACTCCTTCCCCCTGGCAGACAAG GTTAAAGCCTTCCTTGCCGACCCATCTGCCTTTGCTGCAGTGGCATCCCCTGTTGCAGCTGAAACTGCTGCAGCTCCAGCCCCTGCGAAGGAGGAGGCTGCCAAGGAGGAGTCTGAGGAATCTGATGACGATATGGGCTTCGGGCTTTTTGACTAA
- the r3hcc1 gene encoding R3H and coiled-coil domain-containing protein 1 — KVLLRLSRPLTLLKFVKCFLLDKFRELRLSLLAFQHITVVFAKHFLAYLALSALSCCWLAFNLAGSLNNFISLATLAFPSYDGVFLPKQENEFIHQVLDELETYQKRCPQSVLLFPPLPSRLRYLIHKTIEDLPELTTFSVGESNCRKVVVCPSELRGEAQEEDIDTESNSNLDEEAVRSSERKSSSQSRIRAPRRPDKALYTPRAARQSQLSQDSEVSVDVQQPTTSASITSLSNACSSSDKKSSLVLNSESLPPTTDGPLANNTFIEGEAKLSLSVQKEDFTLCSLSEMSLEDDATENEGVRCNLMEEIKTHLKETVTFNVQHVVEDYSTYENVLFNPDGYDHVIEIYDFPALLKTEDLLDAFAEYSDGGMKIMWVDNTHALGIFATETAAIHALSICHPLMKARTLAEGSKKAKAKAVRRLEFIQPVKERPKTDSAVARRMVTRALGLNGRRQWFKEKELANTGEQTTKSTK; from the exons AAAGTGCTCCTCAGACTCAGTCGTCCGCTTACACTTTTGAAATTTGTCAAGTGTTTTCTTTTGGATAAATTTCGAGAGCTACGTTTGTCATTACTTGCTTTTCAACATATTACTGTAGTGTTTGCCAAACATTTCCTAGCTTACCTCGCTCTCAGCGCTCTCAGCTGTTGTTGGCTCGCTTTCAATTTAGCCGGCTCATTAAATAATTTCATTTCGTTGGCCACACTGGCGTTCCCCTCCTACGATGGAGTTTTTCTCCCAAAGCAAGAAAATGAATTTATTCACCAGGTTTTGGATGAGCTCGAAACATACCAAAAGAGGTGCCCCCAAAG TGTACTCCTTTTCCCACCTTTACCCAGCAGACTACGATACCTGATCCACAAGACAATTGAGGACCTGCCTGAGCTTACCACGTTCTCAGTGGGTGAGAGCAATTGTCGTAAGGTGGTCGTTTGCCCTTCAGAGCTGAG AGGCGAGGCTCAAGAAGAAGACATTGACACAGAGAGCAACTCCAACTTGGATGAAGAAGCTGTAAGAAGTAGTGAACGTAAATCTTCTAGCCAGTCTCGAATCAGAGCACCCAGGAGGCCAGACAAGGCACTTTACACCCCAAGAGCTGCTCGTCAGAGTCAGTTGAGCCAAGACTCTGAAGTATCCGTAGATGTCCAGCAGCCAACCACTTCAGCCTCCATCACTAGTCTCTCGAACGCCTGTTCCTCCTCTGACAAAAAGTCATCACTTGTATTAAACAGCGAGTCCCTACCTCCTACAACAGATGGCCCCCTTGCAAACAACACATTTATAGAAGGGGAAGCAAAGTTGTCATTGAGTGTACAAAAGGAAGACTTCACACTTTGCTCCCTGAGTGAAATGAGCTTGGAGGACGATGCCACTGAGAACGAAGGTGTCAGATGCAACCTGATGGAAGAG ATCAAGACACACCTGAAAGAAACTGTGACTTTCAACGTGCAGCATGTCGTGGAGGATTACTCCACGTATGAGAATGTGCTCTTCAACCCTGATGGTTATGACCACGTTATCGAGATCTACGATTTCCCTGCTTTGCTTAAAACAGAGGACCTCTTGGATGCCTTTGCCGAATACAG TGATGGTGGAATGAAGATCATGTGGGTGGACAACACACACGCTTTGGGCATTTTTGCCACTGAGACAGCAG CCATCCATGCCCTCTCCATCTGCCACCCACTGATGAAGGCCCGAACACTAGCCGAAGGGAGTAAAAAGGCCAAAGCGAAGGCCGTTAGACGATTAG AGTTCATCCAGCCGGTGAAGGAGCGTCCGAAGACGGACAGTGCTGTTGCTAGGCGAATGGTCACCCGTGCCCTGGGCCTGAATGGACGAAGGCAGTGGTTCAAAGAAAAAGAGTTGGCAAATACAGGTGAACAAACTACAAAAAGTACGAAGTGA